GATCGTGGCTCGCTCCAAGGTTACATTGGGAAGGGGCACTCTTAGCGTATTATTTGAGCCGATTGATCGGCAAGGGCGGCGTTCCAAAGCCGCGATTTCCGGAACAGGCGACCTCGCAGCATCGTTAGAATCAGGCGCGATGAGTCGAACGCTGCTGCCTAGCCGCAGCGAGATCGGCGCATTTGCGCCAATCGAACGCCCGCGACTGGTGGAGCGCCTGGCATCATCCGCCGCGTGTCCTATCGTTCTGATGATCGCGCCGGCGGGGTATGGCAAATCGGTCGTGCTGCGTCAGTATCTCGAAACGCTGCGCGAGCCCCACGTCTGCTTTGCGCTTCGACCCGATCATTCCACGCTGCTCGGATTTCTGCGAGGCCTCACGCAAACGCTGGGCAAGCATGCGCCACACTCAAACGCGGCGCTTGCAGGCGCCTACGAACGTAACACGGCATCGCCAAAGCGCGCGGTGGATTTGGCGCGCTGGATGCACGCGCACTTAGAATCATTCTGCGGTGTCGTTGCGATCGACGATCTTCATCTCGCCGACACCGACCCGGAAGTCGCGCGCTTCTTGGCCGCATTGATCGATCGAACCAAGGATAAAATTCGCTGGGTTATAGCGTCGCGCTCCACGACGGGCCTTCCGGTCGGCACCTGGCTAGCGTATCGGGACGCAGAGATGCCCGTCGACGAGCACGATCTGCGATTCACGCTTGAAGAAGCTCGCGAAGCCGCACTTTGCTTAGGCCTTACGATTGCCGACGCAGAGTTGGAAGAGCTGCTGACCCTCACTGAAGGTTGGCCGGCGGCTATGAGCTTTGCCCTGCGGACGTCGCGACGCTCAGCCGATCTGCGTGGCGTATCGGCGCTAACCCGCGAAATGATTTATCGGCTGCTGGCCGAGCAGGTGCACGAGACCCTCGACGTCGAGGAGCGCGCTTTACTCGAAATCGCAGCAGCGTTGCCGGCGATCGACATCGGCGTGCTTGAAAAGGCCGGTTTCGATCGAGCGCTCACGATCGTCGAGCGTTTGCGTGAGCGTACGGCCTTCCTATATGAGGAGTCACCCGGCGTTTATCAATGCCACGATCTTTTCCGAGAGTTTCTGCGGCACCAAATGGCGCTTTCGGGCCGACGCTACCAGCAGATGGTTTGCGAACGCGCTGCTCGAGCGCTAGAAGCTAGCGGTGACGTGGAGCATGCAATCGCAGCATTCGTCGCCGCGGCGCTCCAAATAGATGTCACGCGTTTGCTGGAAGCCCACGGCTTCGACCTACTCGAACGCGCACGCAGCGATGTCGTGTCTCGCGCGATTGAGTCACTCGACGAAAAATCGCACCGCGAAAACGCAACGATCCTCGCCCTTCAAGGTGCCCTTCAGGCGATAGCCGGCAAGTTCGCGCGCGCTGAGTCGCTTTTTCGCCGAGCTCTGGCTCGCGCCGGCGATGATCGAGACCTCGTAGCAAACGCGAGCCTGCGCCTAGCATCACTGATGGCAAATCAAGGACGTGACGTTTCTCAGATACTCGCCGGGGTCGGCGACAACCCAAGGCAAAGCGCGGCACACCGGGCGGAGGCACTTGCTCTTTTGGCCGCCCAGCGCGCTGTCGCCGGCGATGAGGCCGCCGCTCTTTCCGCCATCGTTCAAGTGGAAGCTTCAATAACCGCAATTCAATCGGACTCGGTGCGGGCTAGGGTATTGCAACGAATAGGCATAGCCTTTCACCACCTCGGATTGGCGGATCGAGCATTCGAGGCTTTGTCACACTCAAACGAACTAGCATCAGATCTCCATCAATATGGTCTCGCAAGCAAGGCTAATGCCGTATTGTCCAACCTGGCCTTTCATGAGAACGACGACATTGACGCCCAACTTCATTACGCGGAGGCCGCCGCCGAAGCTGCGCGTCGGGCGGGGGATGCGTTCGCTTCGCAGACGGCGTTGCTGCAAATCTTGAGCGTTAGGATGCGCCAGGCGGACGTCCGCAAATGCTTGGAGATCGAAAAAGACCTCGGCGTTTTCAGAAAGAGCGACCTGGTTATGCGGTATCTAGCATTATTTCGGGCGTTGCGCGTAGCGTGGGAGGGCCGCTTCGGAGAAGCGCATCATCTCTTGTCGTCTTGCTGGACGCACTTAACATTTGACTTTGACAAGATCGTCGCCGGTAGTGAGTATGCCTTGTTTCTGGCGCTTGATGAGCAAACGCAATTGTCCACCAGCATCGCGAAGGAAACGAGAGGGATGCTTGACACTGCCACCGTGACCGGCATTTTCCGTACCCGGGCCCTCGCGGTTGCGAAGTTACTATGCGCACTGACTGAGGCAATTAATGGCCGCACGAGCTATGCGGATCGCTTGTTGCGATTGGCACGATCGAATTGCGATGCTGTGATCGAAGCCGCGGCTAATGCCGTCGATTTGATTATCATTCGTCTTCGACACCAAAGCGCGGGCGGATTCGGCGTGCGTGAGGCTCTAGAGCGGCTTGAAGAAAGTGGATATACGGACCTATCGCGGCTTCTGGGGGCCGTCGATCGCACTTTGATGCTTCGCCAGATGAAGCTTCTTGGGCAAAATCGGCTGACGCGCTCCGAGATAGAAATTCTCCGCCTATTGTGCCAGGGGTACATTCCGAAGGACATCGCTACTAGGACCGGGCGAAGCGTATTCACGGTGCGGGTCCACATAGCGAACGTTATTGGCAAGCTGGGCTGCCACGGCCGAGCGGAAGCAATTCGTGCAGCGCAGGGCATGGGTTTGCTCTGACCCTGCGCTCGGGTTCCCTAATCAATATTGGCTAGGGACATCGCGCCTTTAACTCGCTACGCTAAGTCTAGCAATCGACGCTATTGTTAGGAGGTATTGATATGCTAAGTTTCCTTACAGCTCTACTCGTGATGCTTGCGATCACTCCCCCAGACCCGGTGGCCTGACTCCCGCGTCAGTGTGACCTCGGTTATGCCTTATCGCTTAGGGGTGGCGCGGTGACGCGCCGCCCCTAGATTCGTTTCGGACCGCGGGCGTGCAGGGGGCTGAGCACTCTCGAACGGCGTCGTTTGACAATGCCAGCCAGTTGGCACTCGTCGACCGCAAGATGGTCCCATGGAAGAGTATTTCATCGGGGCGGGAGCGCTCCTGACAGCCGGTCCGGCGGCCTCGATCGCCGCGGCGACTCTCCATGCTCAGACGGAACCCGTGCTGGCGAGCCAAATCGCGGCAGCGGTAGTTGATTTCGAAGCAACCGACGTTGGGGAAATTTCGCGGCTTCTCGTGGTTGCTGCCGGCTGGAGCGCGGGGCGATTTCAGGCCGAGGTAACTACGCGGCTGCTCGACCAGCGGGAGTGTGGGCTAGGCGACGTGATTGCCGTCTTGGCAGAAGCGACAGGATCCCGCGAGGTCCACATTTTCGCACATTGGTGTCCCGATTTGGCCACCACCGCTTCCCTGGCCCGCGCCGGTGTGCGCCTCATCGCCCATCCTCTCGAGGCCATCGGCCGGGCGGCATTGGTTTCTGGGAACCGCCTGGCGCATTGGCGCCCGCCGGTCCAGGCTGCCTAGCACCTCAGGTGCCTCCAAGGGTGAGACCGCACGATGCAGCGTAGAAATGTATATCATGCCCAATGCCCGTGTCGCGGTCATCGACGACGACCGCATGGTGCGGGAGATGTTAGAACTGGGACTCTCCCGCGAAGGCTATGAAGTGCGAACAGCCATGGACGGCATGGCGGCGCTCGAGCTCGTGAAAGTCTTCGACCCCGAACTGATCGTGCTTGACATTATGATGCCGAAGATCGACGGTGTCACGCTGTTACCGAGACTTCGCGAAATCACACAAGCGCCGATTGTCATGCTCACGGCAAAAGGCGGCACTGAAGACAAGGTGCGCTCCTTGAGCTCGGGCGCCGACGATTATCTCGTCAAGCCCTTCGTCTTTGAGGAACTTATCGCGCGTCTTCAAGCGAAGCTACGCCGCCCACAACTCATCGAAGAAAACGTGCTGCGTTGGCGCGACATCTCGATCAATCCCGCAACTCGCGAGGCGTGGCGGGGAAAAGAGCCGTTGGAGTTTACGCAGCGTGAGTTCGATTTGCTCGAAGTCTTCATGCGCGAGCCTCGGCGTGTTTTCAGCAAGGACCACTTGCTCGAGATCGTGTGGGGGCACGATTTCGAAGGAGGGCCGAACATCGTGGAGACCTACATCTCGTATCTTCGGGCGAAGGTGGATCGCCCAGGCGAACATGGATCGTTCATTCGCACGGTCCGCGGCGTCGGTTACGGGCTTTCGCAATAGCCTTAACGCGCTAGCATGAAGCTCGCCGCCCGACTCTCCGCGCTCTACGCTGTGCTGTTAGGAGTGACGGTTTTAATCGTCATCCTCGCTTCGTCTATTGCCCTCGTCTTTGAGTTGCGCCAATTTTCCGGCGACTTGATGATAGCCAAGCATGAAGAGGCTCGCATTCTCGTCGATCAGTATCGTCGCGAGGGCATGACCCTGTCGCAGGCCGCACCTGAGATTGTCGAGGCGTTGAGCGGGATTGGTTTGCGGGTGACGGTCTTTGATGTGAAAGGCCGCTACCTCGCCGGTGACAAGACGTTGCGGCCCAGGCCGTTGGCGGCGGTGCTGGCCGCCGGTGGAATGCAACACTTCATTCCACCCTCGCCCAAGGGGCGTCGGGGAAGCTTCCCGCCGCTACCGCCCGATCCGACGCGTCTCGAGCCCTTGTCGCTTACCTATGTCGAGGGCGGGTACGTTGGGTTCGAACCCTCGTTTCCGCTGCTGCTCATTGCGTTGAGTCCGTACTGGCGTATCGTTTTGACGATCGCACTGGCCGCGATTTTACTCTCGTGGTTCGTCGGCCGTCTCTTCGCGCAGCAATCCTTACGGCCGATTAACGAGGTCGCGGATTCATTGCGCGCACTCGCCGACGGCGATTATACCCAGCGCCGGTTCGTAATGGCCGGGGGCGACGAAATCGCCTCGTTGACGGCTGCGTTCAACGACGCCGTCGCTAGCGTTGCGACCGCGATCGATCACCGCCGCCATGCAGAAGAGCGGATGCGCCAGTTTGCTGCCGATGCGTCGCACGAGCTCCGAACGCCGCTGACGGTTATCGCCGGCTATATCGACGTGCTGCGACGTGGCGCGATCGAAGAGCCGCGCATCGCGCGGCAAATTCTTGCAACGATGTCGATCGAAAAGGAACACATGCGCGGCCTGATCGATCGGCTGATGCGGCTCGCGCGGCTGGATTCGGAGGCAGCACCAAACGTCGAACCGGTCGATGTGGCCGAGCTTCTGCGCGATCAAGTTGAGGCAGCTCGGCGTCTCGATGATCGGCGCACGATTGATTACAGCGTTGACGGATTGAAAACCATCCAGGTTGACCGCGGCGAACTAGGCGAGGCGGTTTGGAACGTGATCGAAAACGCGTTGAAGTACGCGCCCGAAGCGCCGATCCACTTGCGCGCCTCGCGAAGCAACGGTCACGCCGTGATCGTCGTTCGCGACGAAGGGCCGGGCATGTCGGAGTCCGAGCGGTTGCACGCTTTTGAACGGTTCTACCGAGGCGATCAGCGCGGCGAAATTACCGGCAGCGGATTGGGATTGGCCATCGCCAAGCGCGCGGTGGAACGGGCGGGCGGAGATATCGCCATTGATAGCGCGCCCGGTCACGGCACCGCCGTTACCATTACGATTTAGTTCACAGCCTGGCTTCAGGCGCGACCGGCGACTTCTCTCTTATAATCCGAGACATGTTGCGTCGGCGCAGCGCGGTGGTGCTATGTTCCGTCGTATTGCTGGTAAGCGCGCTCCTGACGATTGCGCG
This Candidatus Eremiobacterota bacterium DNA region includes the following protein-coding sequences:
- a CDS encoding response regulator transcription factor — translated: MPNARVAVIDDDRMVREMLELGLSREGYEVRTAMDGMAALELVKVFDPELIVLDIMMPKIDGVTLLPRLREITQAPIVMLTAKGGTEDKVRSLSSGADDYLVKPFVFEELIARLQAKLRRPQLIEENVLRWRDISINPATREAWRGKEPLEFTQREFDLLEVFMREPRRVFSKDHLLEIVWGHDFEGGPNIVETYISYLRAKVDRPGEHGSFIRTVRGVGYGLSQ
- a CDS encoding HAMP domain-containing histidine kinase, translated to MKLAARLSALYAVLLGVTVLIVILASSIALVFELRQFSGDLMIAKHEEARILVDQYRREGMTLSQAAPEIVEALSGIGLRVTVFDVKGRYLAGDKTLRPRPLAAVLAAGGMQHFIPPSPKGRRGSFPPLPPDPTRLEPLSLTYVEGGYVGFEPSFPLLLIALSPYWRIVLTIALAAILLSWFVGRLFAQQSLRPINEVADSLRALADGDYTQRRFVMAGGDEIASLTAAFNDAVASVATAIDHRRHAEERMRQFAADASHELRTPLTVIAGYIDVLRRGAIEEPRIARQILATMSIEKEHMRGLIDRLMRLARLDSEAAPNVEPVDVAELLRDQVEAARRLDDRRTIDYSVDGLKTIQVDRGELGEAVWNVIENALKYAPEAPIHLRASRSNGHAVIVVRDEGPGMSESERLHAFERFYRGDQRGEITGSGLGLAIAKRAVERAGGDIAIDSAPGHGTAVTITI
- a CDS encoding AAA family ATPase codes for the protein MSRTLLPSRSEIGAFAPIERPRLVERLASSAACPIVLMIAPAGYGKSVVLRQYLETLREPHVCFALRPDHSTLLGFLRGLTQTLGKHAPHSNAALAGAYERNTASPKRAVDLARWMHAHLESFCGVVAIDDLHLADTDPEVARFLAALIDRTKDKIRWVIASRSTTGLPVGTWLAYRDAEMPVDEHDLRFTLEEAREAALCLGLTIADAELEELLTLTEGWPAAMSFALRTSRRSADLRGVSALTREMIYRLLAEQVHETLDVEERALLEIAAALPAIDIGVLEKAGFDRALTIVERLRERTAFLYEESPGVYQCHDLFREFLRHQMALSGRRYQQMVCERAARALEASGDVEHAIAAFVAAALQIDVTRLLEAHGFDLLERARSDVVSRAIESLDEKSHRENATILALQGALQAIAGKFARAESLFRRALARAGDDRDLVANASLRLASLMANQGRDVSQILAGVGDNPRQSAAHRAEALALLAAQRAVAGDEAAALSAIVQVEASITAIQSDSVRARVLQRIGIAFHHLGLADRAFEALSHSNELASDLHQYGLASKANAVLSNLAFHENDDIDAQLHYAEAAAEAARRAGDAFASQTALLQILSVRMRQADVRKCLEIEKDLGVFRKSDLVMRYLALFRALRVAWEGRFGEAHHLLSSCWTHLTFDFDKIVAGSEYALFLALDEQTQLSTSIAKETRGMLDTATVTGIFRTRALAVAKLLCALTEAINGRTSYADRLLRLARSNCDAVIEAAANAVDLIIIRLRHQSAGGFGVREALERLEESGYTDLSRLLGAVDRTLMLRQMKLLGQNRLTRSEIEILRLLCQGYIPKDIATRTGRSVFTVRVHIANVIGKLGCHGRAEAIRAAQGMGLL